The DNA window ATCCAGCCCCCATCCGTTGAGAACACCGTAGATAACGCCCGCGTCAAATGAGTCCCCGGCACCGGTGGAATCAACGACCTCCGCGCTGAGCCCCCTGATCTCATGAACGTTTCCAGAGGCGTCCCTGACCAGCGCCCCTCCTCCGTTCAGAGTAACCACGAGGTTTTTGGCCCCCGAGAGGGAAAGGTCGAAGGAACCGAACTTTCTCCGGTACTCATCCTCGTTCATCATCAGGTAATCCACCTTTCTCTCAACCTCGGGAGGAAGCTCCGCCTCGCCTATGTCGAGGGAGACCGTGATGCCCCGCGAGTTGGCAAAATTGACAACGTCCACTATCGTCTCCCTGGGGTTCGAGGAAAGGTGAACGTGCCGCGCCCTGGAGAGGTAGTTGAAATCGAGGTCTTTGAGGAGGTTCGCACCGGGGTACTTCACTATCCTCTTGTCCTCCCCTCGTATCATCGCTATGGCCACGCCCGAGGGGGCATCGACGACCCTTATTCCGCCCGTGTCAACGCCTATCCTCCTGAAGTACGAGAGGTGGGCCTCACCTATCTCATCCCTCCCGACGGCGCCGATGTAGCCCGTTCTCAGGCCGAAGTGCGCGAGCCAGCTTATGGTGTTCGCGGCCGCTCCACCGAGGCCGAAGAAAGCCTCCTCCGCGTTGACCTTCTCGTGAAATTCCGGAAAACGCTCGATGAGCATTATGATGTCGTAGTTAAGGTTCCCAATTCCCACCACATCAAAGTCCGCCATCCTCTCACCCCTACGGTGGAAGCTACGGGGCATCCGTTAATAACCTTGCGCCGCGGGGGAAAGATTTAAATATCCATTCCTACTCATATGTGGGTAAGAGGTGAACAAAAATGATGCTCATACTCGAGGCCTACTTCAAGAACTACCCCGCCAGGAGAAAGGTGGCCGAGTTCCTCTTCGAGAACGGCCTCAGCGTAAAGAATGGCAAGATATACCTCCGGAACGTCGAGGTTCCAATAAGCGAGCTCGCCAGGATAATCGGGGTCAACAGGAAGATAGTCTACCACACCATCGAATACATAGAGAAGACCTACCCTCTAAAGCTGATCTTCGCGAAGCTGAACCCGCTGCCGAGCCTCATCGACGTCGCCCCGCTGATGGGATGGGAAGTCCTCGAGATAGAGCTGGACAAGGAGAAGTACCTCCAGGGTTTCTC is part of the Thermococcus celericrescens genome and encodes:
- a CDS encoding ADP-dependent ribose-1-phosphate kinase → MADFDVVGIGNLNYDIIMLIERFPEFHEKVNAEEAFFGLGGAAANTISWLAHFGLRTGYIGAVGRDEIGEAHLSYFRRIGVDTGGIRVVDAPSGVAIAMIRGEDKRIVKYPGANLLKDLDFNYLSRARHVHLSSNPRETIVDVVNFANSRGITVSLDIGEAELPPEVERKVDYLMMNEDEYRRKFGSFDLSLSGAKNLVVTLNGGGALVRDASGNVHEIRGLSAEVVDSTGAGDSFDAGVIYGVLNGWGLDDAARLGMLLAYLTVQKVGARSAVMPLEDVIAAAGEVGLNLPFGRN